In a genomic window of Polyodon spathula isolate WHYD16114869_AA chromosome 21, ASM1765450v1, whole genome shotgun sequence:
- the LOC121295972 gene encoding P3 protein-like yields MSIFILLCCFIFCVTRGTDVINGNYTHNNSRTTLTDQSGRRYLQIGDGTSVEFEFPENTKGVIVISSHYGHRTDRENWKQTVNVKSLDTAVLTILNVSDSGNFGLEKSYVVSIRSGLAGTAPLLIQLLDLSKEPNPAILEERNDYVIKVSPNDDAVLLKPSGLSHFSENPVLFALLPLIFINKCAFGCKVEIDVLRGLLKQPHPVLMGIVGQFVVMPLYAYALSRIAYLPKALSLGLIITCSAPGGGGGYLYSLLLGGDVTLAISMTLISTVVATGMMPLTSTIYGRLLDVHETLHVPFVKILVTLLFIAVPISTGMLIKYKFPSVSRVLLTLIRPFSFILIVGGIFMAYQMGASILANVKPQIIVVGVTVPLFGLFLGYLMAAALRLTVPHRKTVSIEIGVQNSLLALAVMQLSFRRVEADFASQAPFIVALSSTSEMLLIVIINVVYKKLRPTTQTEV; encoded by the coding sequence atgagtatatttattttactctgttgTTTTATCTTTTGTGTTACCAGAGGTACGGATGTTATTAATGGGAATTATACACATAATAACAGCAGGACAACGTTGACAGATCAGAGCGGGCGAAGGTATCTCCAAATAGGAGACGGGACGTCAGTTGAATTTGAATTTCCAGAGAATACCAAGGGGGTCATCGTGATTTCCAGCCACTACGggcacaggacagacagagagaactGGAAGCAGACGGTGAATGTAAAATCCCTGGACACAGCTGTTTTGACCATTTTAAACGTAAGTGACAGTGGGAATTTTGGACTGGAGAAAAGTTACGTTGTCAGTATTAGATCTGGTCTGGCGGGGACGGCCCCCCTGTTAATCCAGCTTTTGGATTTGAGCAAGGAGCCGAATCCGGCGATTTTAGAAGAGAGGAACGACTATGTTATCAAAGTATCGCCGAATGATGACGCTGTGTTACTGAAACCGAGTGGGCTGTCCCATTTCTCTGAAAACCCTGTGCTTTTCGCCCTCTTGCCTTTGATATTCATCAACAAATGTGCTTTTGGATGTAAAGTGGAAATTGACGTTCTACGTGGTTTGTTGAAACAGCCGCACCCAGTATTGATGGGGATAGTGGGGCAGTTTGTGGTCATGCCTTTGTACGCTTATGCCCTGTCCAGGATTGCTTATCTTCCTAAAGCCCTGTCTCTGGGGCTGATTATTACCTGTTCGGCGCCGGGAGGTGGGGGCGGGTACCTGTACAGCCTCCTCCTGGGTGGCGATGTGACCCTTGCCATATCAATGACCCTCATCTCCACTGTAGTCGCCACTGGCATGATGCCACTCACCTCCACCATCTACGGTCGCCTCCTCGATGTACACGAGACCCTTCATGTGCCATTTGTGAAAATCCTTGTCACCCTGCTGTTCATTGCTGTTCCTATTTCTACCGGCATGCTCATAAAGTACAAGTTCCCCAGCGTCTCCCGGGTTCTCCTTACCCTCATACGGCCATTCAGCTTCATCCTTATCGTAGGAGGTATTTTCATGGCTTATCAAATGGGAGCTTCTATACTTGCCAATGTCAAACCGCAGATAATAGTGGTCGGGGTCACGGTGCCACTTTTTGGCCTGTTTTTGGGCTACCTCATGGCAGCTGCTTTGAGACTGACAGTGCCTCATCGCAAGACAGTCAGCATTGAGATTGGGGTTCAGAACAGCCTCCTGGCCCTCGCCGTCATGCAGCTGTCTTTCCGCCGGGTGGAGGCAGACTTTGCATCGCAAGCGCCCTTTATAGTGGCTCTCAGCAGCACCTCAGAAATGCTGCTTATAGTGATCATTAACGTCGTCTACAAAAAACTCAGACCGACCACCCAGACAGAAGTGTGA
- the LOC121296456 gene encoding charged multivesicular body protein 1a-like, translated as MDDTLFQLKFTSKQLEKLAKKAEKDSRTEQAKVKKALQQKNVECARVYAENSIRKKNEGVNWLRMASRVDAVASKVQTAVTMKGVTKNMAQVTKALDKALGSMDLQKVSAVMDKFETQVQNLDVHTSVMEDSMSSATTLTTPQEQVDSLIIQIAEESGLEVMDQLKDLPAGATSLGEGSARVQDKEDQLSRRLAALRH; from the exons tttacatCAAAGCAGCTGGAGAAGCTGGCAAAGAAAGCCGAGAAAGACTCCAGAACTGAACAGGCCAAAGTGAAAAAG GCTCTTCAGCAGAAGAATGTGGAGTGTGCCAGGGTCTATGCAGAGAATTCCATCAGAAAGAAGAATGAAGGGGTGAACTGGCTGAGAATGGCATCTCGAGTGGATGCGGTGGCGTCAAAAGTTCAGACAGCAGTAACAATGAAGGGG GTTACAAAGAATATGGCTCAAGTTACAAAAGCACTGGACAAAGCTCTGGGCTCAATGGATCTCCAGAAGGTGTCAGCTGTTATGGACAAGTTTGAAACGCAAGTCCAAAATCTGGACGTTCACACCTCG GTCATGGAGGATTCAATGAGTTCGGCCACCACCCTGACCACACCCCAGGAGCAGGTGGATAGCCTGATCATACAGATCGCAGAGGAGAGCGGCCTGGAGGTCATGGACCAGCTGAAAGATCTGCCAGCTGGAGCCACTTCACTGGGAGAGGGCTCTGCCCGCGTGCAGGATAAGGAGGACCAGCTGTCGAGGAG gttgGCTGCCTTACGACATTAA